One window of the Candidatus Hydrogenedentota bacterium genome contains the following:
- a CDS encoding DUF1080 domain-containing protein, producing the protein MKCAATVLVVLVLGGSGCARGADAPALPELSDKTLVVWARPANLTQQGGSALTIEQRGIFDAIVLGERAPGKWMAGSNNFLRTQDDQSANAVETAGPDMLVQVAIAYAGKRVTLHRDGAVYAVYEVAEPQTFAEGSMVLIGLRHLDRRGQQNAYFAGAIEEARIYDRALIGAEIAALKPNMPSEPAPLACWDFEDGAARDTMGVFADGLLLGGARIEGGRLVLDGMSAYMRTPDDASAGGASPLHFRPAAGVMADTIPFYWKGEYHIFYLRGGIGKVPWEHVVSRDLVRWRELPTALLSDGAPDSPDGGHMFTGSVIEKDGTFHIFYTGHNPQNPEGQEFTMHATSPDLITWTKHPEDKLGPDGVIYSNAPHNRNWRDSYVFRNDAEQQYWMLVIADGVREKKPVQGLLTSKDLAAWTYEQPLAGADGQECPDLFRIGGTWYLLGGDHYLCAPHPRGPYTRPAFSVIDRPGVYAAKRMFDGQRHIWTGWAWDTATLRDGENGIWGGDQCLPRELHPGPDGQLFCKPAREVEAAFSNTVRPNPEILEGAWDRSGGKLTGAPEGAGIARCRCAVPADYMFTCKFRLDRKGQVTFLMRQRDDGRAYRFSVRPDAQSAALSGENIDRVHDHVAVNTDEPITVKGFVLGSLIECFLNDDYAFTRRAYNLRSGSLGLEVENGAIEILDLSVSSPADTPLPLDDSGFVPIFDGKTLTGWESPDMSYWSIEEGAITGRITPEHPCTVNQYLVWEGGALDDFELKMNYRMFGASASNGGFQFRSALLPGHDIAGYQMDNNLQTDWLVRLYDEHGRETLAWRGQRTAIGPDGAVNTVSLPEAGGPAPFRLEEWHEYRLICCGAHISLYVNGQLMADVVDDDPAQRDRSGILGLQLHSGDPVTVQFKDLLLKRLR; encoded by the coding sequence ATGAAGTGTGCCGCCACGGTGCTTGTCGTGCTCGTTCTGGGCGGGTCCGGTTGCGCGAGGGGCGCGGACGCGCCCGCGCTGCCGGAGCTCAGCGACAAGACTCTTGTGGTCTGGGCGCGGCCCGCGAACCTGACGCAGCAGGGCGGCAGCGCACTGACCATCGAACAGCGCGGCATTTTTGACGCCATCGTGCTTGGCGAGCGCGCGCCGGGCAAGTGGATGGCCGGCAGCAACAATTTCCTGCGCACACAGGATGACCAGAGCGCAAACGCTGTGGAAACGGCCGGGCCGGACATGCTGGTGCAGGTTGCCATCGCGTACGCGGGCAAACGCGTGACGCTGCACCGGGACGGCGCCGTCTATGCGGTTTACGAGGTGGCCGAACCGCAGACCTTCGCGGAAGGCAGCATGGTCCTTATCGGGCTGCGTCACCTGGACCGGCGCGGCCAGCAGAACGCCTATTTCGCCGGTGCGATTGAAGAGGCCCGCATTTATGACCGCGCGTTGATCGGGGCCGAAATCGCGGCGTTGAAGCCGAATATGCCCTCGGAACCCGCGCCGCTGGCCTGCTGGGACTTTGAAGACGGCGCCGCCAGAGACACCATGGGCGTGTTTGCCGATGGCTTGCTCCTGGGCGGTGCGCGCATCGAGGGCGGGCGTCTTGTGCTCGACGGGATGTCCGCGTACATGAGAACGCCCGATGACGCCAGCGCGGGCGGCGCGTCGCCGCTGCATTTCCGGCCCGCGGCCGGGGTGATGGCCGACACGATCCCCTTTTACTGGAAAGGCGAGTATCACATCTTCTACTTGCGCGGCGGCATCGGCAAAGTACCTTGGGAACATGTGGTGTCCAGGGACCTGGTCCGCTGGCGCGAACTGCCGACGGCGCTTTTGTCCGACGGCGCGCCGGACAGCCCCGATGGCGGCCACATGTTCACCGGCAGCGTCATTGAGAAGGACGGGACCTTCCACATCTTCTATACCGGCCATAATCCCCAGAATCCAGAGGGACAGGAATTCACGATGCACGCCACGAGTCCGGATCTCATCACCTGGACCAAACACCCGGAAGACAAACTCGGGCCGGATGGCGTCATCTATTCAAATGCGCCGCACAACCGCAATTGGCGCGATTCATATGTGTTCCGGAATGACGCCGAGCAGCAATACTGGATGCTGGTCATCGCCGACGGCGTGCGGGAGAAAAAGCCCGTGCAAGGGCTGCTCACATCGAAAGACCTCGCTGCCTGGACCTATGAGCAGCCGCTTGCGGGCGCAGATGGCCAGGAATGTCCCGACCTGTTCCGTATCGGCGGCACGTGGTATCTCCTCGGCGGCGACCACTACCTGTGCGCGCCACATCCGCGCGGGCCTTACACGCGCCCTGCGTTCAGCGTCATCGACCGGCCCGGTGTTTACGCGGCCAAGCGCATGTTCGACGGGCAGCGGCACATCTGGACCGGCTGGGCGTGGGACACCGCGACGCTGCGCGATGGCGAGAATGGCATCTGGGGCGGCGACCAGTGTCTGCCCCGCGAACTGCATCCCGGCCCGGACGGGCAGCTCTTCTGCAAACCCGCGCGCGAGGTCGAGGCCGCCTTCTCAAACACGGTGAGACCCAATCCGGAAATCCTGGAAGGCGCGTGGGACAGGAGCGGCGGCAAGCTCACGGGTGCGCCAGAAGGGGCTGGCATCGCCCGGTGCCGCTGCGCCGTCCCGGCGGATTACATGTTTACCTGCAAGTTCCGTCTCGACCGCAAGGGGCAAGTGACCTTTCTGATGCGCCAGCGCGATGACGGCCGCGCGTACCGCTTCTCGGTGCGACCGGACGCGCAGTCGGCGGCGTTGTCGGGCGAGAATATCGACAGGGTGCATGACCACGTCGCCGTGAATACGGACGAACCCATCACTGTGAAGGGGTTTGTGCTCGGCAGCCTGATTGAGTGCTTCCTCAACGACGACTATGCGTTCACGCGGCGCGCGTACAATCTGCGCTCGGGCAGCCTCGGCCTGGAAGTCGAGAACGGCGCTATCGAGATCCTCGACCTGTCCGTCAGTTCGCCTGCCGACACGCCGCTTCCCTTGGACGACTCGGGGTTTGTCCCCATTTTTGATGGCAAGACTTTGACGGGGTGGGAATCGCCGGACATGAGCTACTGGAGCATCGAGGAGGGAGCGATTACGGGCCGCATTACGCCGGAGCATCCCTGCACGGTCAATCAGTATCTCGTGTGGGAAGGCGGCGCGCTGGACGATTTCGAACTGAAGATGAACTACCGGATGTTCGGCGCGTCGGCTTCGAACGGCGGCTTCCAGTTCCGCAGCGCCTTGCTTCCCGGCCACGACATCGCCGGCTACCAGATGGACAACAACCTCCAGACCGACTGGCTTGTGCGGCTCTACGACGAACACGGCCGCGAGACCCTCGCCTGGCGCGGGCAGCGCACAGCCATCGGGCCGGACGGCGCCGTGAACACCGTGTCCCTCCCCGAAGCGGGGGGGCCCGCGCCGTTCAGGCTTGAGGAGTGGCACGAATACCGGCTTATCTGTTGCGGTGCGCACATCAGCCTGTATGTCAATGGCCAACTCATGGCTGACGTGGTGGACGACGACCCGGCGCAGCGCGACCGTTCCGGGATCCTCGGCCTGCAGTTGCACAGCGGCGACCCGGTAACCGTGCAATTCAAGGATCTGCTGCTCAAGAGACTGCGTTAG